Within the Solibacillus silvestris genome, the region TTTATTACTTGGAAAAGAGTGGGTTTATTGTAGCCCTAAAGAATGACTTGGGGTGAGATAGCAAATAATTGCTTTAAATTATGTTAAAATATCTAATGGAGCTATTTAACTTACGCTCACAACTATCTGCGCGGTAAAAAATCATTTCTTTTTTTGTTTCTGAATTGAGGGATCAATTGCAGATGATTTACCGTAACCGACCTTTCCCTTAAAAAGATCCATCCACCTCTAATAAAAGTTCCTTTGAAACAAAAGAAGTATAAATACAGAAAGGATTTGATTGAATGAGATCTGAGATTACTGCAGGTCAGAAATTAAGAGAACAAGACTTTTCTCATCAAGAAGCAACTAGTGACTATACGTTTGACCGAGTTCCGCGCGAAGAACGCAAAATGGGCTGGTTAAGTATTACTAATATAACGTTTGGTATTGCAACTGCCATTTTCTATTTCCAGATGGGAAGTGTGATGGCACTACAGTTCGGAGCGGTGAATGCGCTCATCTCTGCTGGCTATGCAATCATTGTTGCAGGTATCCTTGGAAGCATCATTGTTTATTTATCGGCTAAGTCCGGCATGAATGTCAACTTATTATCCCGCGGAGGATTCGGTTATATCGGAGCCTCATTAACCTCATTAATTTACGCATCAAATTTTATTATGTATTGTGCATTTGAAGGTATGATTTTAGTCGCTGCAGTTCATGCATTTTTTCCGGCGATTCCGATCTGGCTTTTAATTGTAATCTTTGGTTCCTTAGTAATTCCGTTAAACTGGTTTGGCATTAAACAATTGGACAAACTTCAAAAATGGTCATTACCGATTTTTGGAATATTCCTCATTACAGCCATTGTTATTGCTTTTAATACCCCATCACTTAACTCCGGAAATTTCTGGACCTATATGCCTGAAGGTGTTCAAATAGGCGGTACGGCATTACTGTTATGTATCGGAATGCAACACGGTATAATGGGACTTACAGCTTTAATTGCTTCGGATTACGCACGTTTCCTAAAACCGAAAGACTTGAAAATCGGTTCAATTGCTATCGGATTTATTCCGCAAATCTTCTGTTTTGGTGTAATGGGCGGCCTTGGCATTTGGTTCGGTGTAAAATTTGCCGAAGCAAATCCCGGCGTTTATATCGTGACATTGTTAGGGCTTGGTGGTGTCGTATTTACGGTACTGACACAAGTTCGTATTAATATAACGAATATTTACAGCAGCTCACTTTCCCTCTCAAACTTTTTTGAAAACATGTTTGGCTTTACACCGGGACGCCGTTTTTGGGTTGTAGTAGGTGGTGTTATTGCCATGATTTTAATGCTTGGAGGTATTGTTGATCATCTTCAAATTGCGATGACTTTCCAAGGTGTAGCACTGATGAGCTGGGCAGCCGTTCTCGTAACGGAAGCGCTCGTTCTCAAAAAATGGCTGAAAATCGGCCCGCGCTATTATGAATCCAGACAGGAAAACCTGTTTAAATGGAATCCGGTTGGTGTCATTGCATTGATTGTTCCAACTATAATCGGCACAATTGCAGCACTCGGATATATGGGCACATTCCTGCAAAATACTGCCGCCTTTTTCGCCGCGCTGATGGCAGCAGTTCTGACTGTCATTTTAGGGTTGACGACAAAAGGGCGATACTATATTAGGAAAGAAGCAGAGGATATTCCGAAAGAGGACTGGATTGCTTAAAAAATTTAGAGCCGCACTTACCATTTCGATGGAAGTGCGGCTTTTTGTTGAGGGTAATGAGAAAATTAATGGTGGATTATAATAATCTCCTCTACAAAAAAATACCAAAAAGTACTTGTTATTAGGGAGTTTAATATATACAACCCATTTGAAATTATAGTAAAATAATACTATGTAAGATAGTGGAGAGTTAATTTGAAAGCGGGTCATTTTTATGGGTATTGTTGTAGGAGGTATATTAATCTGCCTCATCGTATTATGTATACGTCTGCACAATGAAAAGGCGAAGTTGCAACGAAAAATAGACTTATTTAAACCAATGATTGA harbors:
- a CDS encoding permease — protein: MRSEITAGQKLREQDFSHQEATSDYTFDRVPREERKMGWLSITNITFGIATAIFYFQMGSVMALQFGAVNALISAGYAIIVAGILGSIIVYLSAKSGMNVNLLSRGGFGYIGASLTSLIYASNFIMYCAFEGMILVAAVHAFFPAIPIWLLIVIFGSLVIPLNWFGIKQLDKLQKWSLPIFGIFLITAIVIAFNTPSLNSGNFWTYMPEGVQIGGTALLLCIGMQHGIMGLTALIASDYARFLKPKDLKIGSIAIGFIPQIFCFGVMGGLGIWFGVKFAEANPGVYIVTLLGLGGVVFTVLTQVRINITNIYSSSLSLSNFFENMFGFTPGRRFWVVVGGVIAMILMLGGIVDHLQIAMTFQGVALMSWAAVLVTEALVLKKWLKIGPRYYESRQENLFKWNPVGVIALIVPTIIGTIAALGYMGTFLQNTAAFFAALMAAVLTVILGLTTKGRYYIRKEAEDIPKEDWIA